A window of the Henckelia pumila isolate YLH828 chromosome 3, ASM3356847v2, whole genome shotgun sequence genome harbors these coding sequences:
- the LOC140886797 gene encoding thymidine kinase a-like produces the protein MLKISKMKSLLTLSPSFCKPPAAIITSLFPLRFHSEQPAFHRKIQTLRNPISLPTHFVVNSLANYSKPANCGQSRDFCSEGRAPGEIHVIVGPMFAGKTTTLLKRMKSESSNGRNVAIIKSNTDTRYGLDSIVTHDGEKLPCLPLADLSSFREKLGAEAYEKLEVIGIDEAQFFEDLYDFCSKAADRDGKTVIVAGLDGDYLRRSFGQVLDIIPIADSVTKLTARCEVCGKRAVFTLRKTDETKTKLIAGAEVYMPVCRNHYASGQVAKEATRAVLESQNAQFTSVI, from the exons ATGCTGAAGATATCGAAAATGAAATCACTTCTTACTCTCAGCCCATCTTTCTGCAAGCCTCCGGCGGCCATTATTACCTCGCTTTTTCCCCTTCGTTTCCACTCGGAACAACCTGCTTTTCATCGAAAGATTCAAACTTTGCGGAATCCCATTTCTCTTCCCACGCATTTTGTGGTAAATTCTCTTGCAAATTATTCAAAACCCGCAAATTGTGGTCAAAGTCGAGACTTTTGCTCCGAAGGAAGGGCCCCTGGAGAGATTCATGTGATCGTGGGACCCATGTTTGCTGGAAAAACTACCACTCTTCTTAAAAGAATGAAGTCCGAAAGCAGTAATGGCAG AAACGtagcaataataaaatcaaacacgGATACTAGGTATGGGCTAGATTCTATTGTGACCCATGATGGAGAAAAGTTGCCATGCCTGCCATTAGCTGATCTATCATCATTCAGAGAAAAGCTAGGTGCCGAAGCGTATGAAAAG CTGGAGGTGATTGGCATTGATGAAGCTCAATTTTTTGAAGATCTATACGATTTCTGCAGCAAAGCTGCTGACCGTGATGGGAAGACAGTAATAGTTGCTGGATTGGATGGCGACTATCTGAG AAGGAGCTTTGGCCAAGTTCTCGATATAATTCCCATTGCTGACTCTGTTACAAAGCTTACTGCCCGTTGTGAGGTATGTGGTAAACGTGCGGTATTTACTCTGAGGAAGACAGACGAGACTAAAACCAAACTTATTGCTGGGGCTGAAGTGTATATGCCTGTGTGTCGCAACCACTACGCGAGCGGACAAGTCGCCAAAGAAGCCACAAGGGCGGTTCTTGAGTCCCAAAACGCACAGTTCACTTCAGTTATCTAA
- the LOC140886798 gene encoding ras-related protein RABA5a-like, with translation MAFYTEEEQTEDYLFKIVLIGDSAVGKSNLLARFARDEFYANSKSTIGVEFQTQKMIINGKEVKAQIWDTAGQERFRAVTSAYYRGAVGALLVYDISRRQTFESIGRWLNELHTHSDMNVVTILVGNKSDLKDAREVKTAEGKSLAEAQGLFFIETSALDSSNVVSAFQMVVKEIYNILSRKVIQSQELKHKESGRIGNGKTVVIQADGDREADGQIKKGWCCSS, from the exons ATGGCCTTTTATACCGAGGAAGAACAGACTGAAGATTACCTTTTCaagattgttttgattggtgatTCAGCTGTTGGGAAATCAAACTTGCTTGCTAGATTTGCTAGGGATGAGTTTTATGCTAATTCAAAATCTACCATTGGAGTGGAATTTCAGACTCAGAAGATGATAATCAATGGGAAGGAAGTTAAAGCACAGATATGGGACACGGCTGGTCAGGAGCGATTTAGGGCCGTTACATCTGCCTATTATAGAGGTGCAGTCGGAGCGCTTCTGGTCTATGACATTAGCAGACGCCAGACCTTCGAAAGCATTGGCAGATGGCTTAATGAACTTCACA CTCATTCGGACATGAACGTGGTGACTATATTAGTGGGCAATAAATCTGATCTTAAAGATGCCCGTGAGGTGAAAACTGCTGAAGGCAAGTCCTTGGCTGAGGCGCAGGGTCTGTTCTTCATAGAAACATCAGCTCTAGACTCATCCAATGTAGTTTCTGCCTTTCAGATGGTTGTAAAAGAGATCTATAACATTTTAAGTAGGAAAGTAATTCAATCTCAAGAACTCAAACATAAAGAAAGTGGCCGGATAGGAAATGGGAAAACAGTAGTTATACAGGCCGATGGGGATCGAGAAGCAGATGGACAAATTAAAAAGGGTTGGTGTTGTTCATCATGA
- the LOC140890420 gene encoding uncharacterized protein: protein MVSVQDSNSHSNPNISSRYPQTRPYYYYTPPPSSSVKLNRSMGRSMRTIRSTIFQDDDVGSRNVSEILTDSVIDLRLGELAQKSSATSKSPSSSDIDEILDVSHAFSDFSACSSDISGELQRLATLPDPGPDPDMDFKPESEPCSGFLQRDTFSTEIIDSISPEDLQPTVKLCVDGLQSSSVAVKRSAAAKLRMLAKNRADNRVLIGDSGAVPALIPLLRCSDPMTQEHAVTALLNLSLHESNKTLITKAGAVKSLIYVLKTGTEISKQNAACALLSLSLIDENKLSIGACGAIPPLVALLINGSNRGKKDALTTLYKLCSVKLNKERTVSAGAVTPLLSLVTEQGTGLAEKAMVVLSSLSGIEIGREAIVEEGGIPALVEAIEDSSEKGKEFAVLTLLQLCVESVRNRGFLVREGGIPPLVALSQIGTAKAKHKAETLLGYLRESRHEASASSP, encoded by the exons ATGGTTTCTGTACAAGATTCCAACTCTCACTCCAACCCCAACATCTCCTCTCGCTACCCACAAACGCGGCCTTACTACTACTACACGCCGCCGCCGTCGTCCTCTGTCAAGCTGAACCGTTCCATGGGCCGTTCTATGCGGACAATCCGTTCTACTATCTTCCAAGATGACGACGTGGGATCCAGGAATGTGTCGGAGATTCTTACTGACTCGGTTATCGACCTCCGGCTCGGAGAACTCGCTCAGAAATCTTCTGCTACTTCCAAGAGTCCTTCCTCCTCGGATATCGATGAGATTTTGGATGTTTCGCACGCGTTCAGTGATTTTTCTGCTTGTTCCAGCGACATTTCCGGGGAGCTACAGCGCTTGGCTACTCTTCCCGACCCGGGTCCTGACCCGGACATGGATTTCAAACCTGAATCCGAACCTTGTTCTGGGTTCTTACAGAGAGATACTTTTTCCACGGAGATTATCGATAGTATCTCACCTGAAGACCTGCAGCCCACCGTGAAATTGTGCGTTGATGGTTTGCAATCTTCATCAGTTGCCGTGAAGAGATCTGCTGCTGCCAAATTGCGAATGTTGGCGAAAAATCGGGCCGACAACCGGGTCTTGATCGGTGATTCCGGGGCAGTACCCGCTTTAATCCCCCTCCTCCGCTGCTCCGACCCCATGACCCAAGAACACGCCGTCACCGCTCTTCTGAACCTCTCCCTTCACGAATCCAACAAAACATTGATCACAAAAGCAGGCGCGGTGAAATCTTTAATCTATGTCTTGAAAACAGGTACCGAAATTTCCAAGCAGAACGCAGCTTGCGCTCTGTTGAGCCTGTCTTTAATAGATGAGAATAAACTCTCGATTGGAGCTTGCGGTGCGATACCCCCATTGGTGGCACTTCTGATAAACGGTTCAAATCGTGGCAAAAAGGACGCCCTCACCACTCTTTACAAGCTCTGTTCTGTGAAATTGAATAAAGAAAGAACAGTAAGTGCCGGGGCAGTGACCCCGTTGTTGAGTCTTGTGACTGAACAGGGAACTGGGCTGGCGGAGAAGGCCATGGTGGTGTTGAGTAGCTTGTCGGGGATCGAAATAGGCCGTGAAGCCATTGTCGAAGAAGGTGGGATCCCAGCTTTGGTGGAAGCCATTGAAGACAGCAGTGAAAAGGGGAAGGAATTCGCGGTGTTAACTTTGTTGCAGTTGTGTGTTGAGAGTGTTAGAAACAGGGGATTTCTTGTCCGAGAGGGAGGGATACCGCCGCTGGTTGCCTTGTCTCAGATCGGGACGGCCAAAGCTAAACATaag GCTGAAACACTTCTTGGGTACTTGAGAGAATCAAGACACGAAGCTTCTGCCTCAAGTCCATAA
- the LOC140887551 gene encoding inositol transporter 4-like, protein MEGGVTKPDKTEFTECWRTTWKTPYIMRLAFSAGIGGLLFGYDTGVISGALLYIRDEYPSVKSQTWLQETIVSTAVAGAIFGAAFGGMINDKYGRKKSILLADFLFLIGAIIMAAAVGPWMIIIGRILVGLGVGMASMTAPLYISEASPARIRGALVSTNGLLITGGQFLAYLINLAFTNTHGTWRWMLGVAGVPAVVQIILMMSLPESPRWLYRQGKVKEARAILEKIYPPHEVEDETNALQSSIEAEKAEEEVIGKGILSKLKNVWRNDVVRRGLYAGITVQVAQQFVGINTVMYYSPTIVQLAGFASNKTALALSLITSGLNAIGSIVSMAFVDRFGRRRLMIISMFGIIICLVTLSVLFYEASEHSPRISTFESTHFGTNSTCSSFLQATQPSSWNCMSCLKAASHCGFCANGDNKYHPGACLAATSPVESMCRGERRTWYTEGCPSKFGIFAVLLLGLYIISYSPGMGTAPWIVNSEIYPLAYRGIGGGIAAVSNWVSNLIVSETFLTLTKELGSSGTFLLFAGFSFIGLVAIFFLVPETKGMQFEEVEKMLEKGFKPKLCGGASEEADGSK, encoded by the exons ATGGAGGGGGGAGTTACTAAACCGGATAAAACAGAATTCACAGAATGCTGGCGCACGACTTGGAAGACTCCTTACATCATGCGCCTCGCCTTCTCGGCGGGCATAGGAGGGCTTCTGTTTGGTTACGACACCG GTGTTATTTCTGGTGCCCTGCTCTACATTCGAGACGAGTATCCATCTGTCAAGAGCCAGACATGGCTGCAG GAAACGATCGTGAGCACGGCAGTAGCAGGAGCTATCTTCGGTGCTGCTTTCGGTGGGATGATTAACGACAAGTATGGTCGAAAGAAATCCATTCTTTTGGCTGATTTCCTGTTTCTCATCGGTGCGATCATCATGGCTGCGGCTGTAGGCCCTTGGATGATAATCATAGGAAGAATATTGGTCGGTTTAGGAGTAGGGATGGCATCCATGACCGCACCTCTTTATATTTCCGAGGCATCCCCTGCTCGGATCAGGGGAGCCTTGGTTAGCACAAACGGTCTGCTGATCACAGGAGGACAATTCTTGGCTTATCTCATCAACTTGGCATTCACAAAT ACGCATGGAACGTGGCGTTGGATGCTCGGGGTAGCTGGAGTCCCAGCCGTTGTTCAGATCATCTTGATGATGTCGCTTCCTGAGTCGCCTAGATGGTTATATAGGCAG GGCAAAGTTAAAGAAGCCAGGGCAATTTTGGAGAAAATCTACCCTCCCCACGAAGTTGAAGACGAAACCAACGCCCTGCAATCTTCCATTGAAGCCGAAAAGGCCGAGGAAGAGGTGATCGGAAAGGGCATACTTTCCAAACTCAAAAACGTCTGGCGAAACGACGTTGTAAGAAGAGGCCTATACGCGGGAATAACCGTTCAAGTCGCGCAACAATTCGTCGGCATAAACACCGTCATGTACTACAGTCCCACAATTGTTCAGCTAGCAGGATTTGCTTCTAACAAGACAGCTTTAGCACTGTCCCTCATCACCTCAGGCCTGAACGCCATCGGCTCAATCGTTAGCATGGCTTTCGTCGACAGATTCGGGAGACGCAGATTGATGATCATATCTATGTTTGGGATCATAATCTGCCTTGTCACGTTATCTGTCCTGTTTTACGAAGCCTCGGAACACTCACCACGAATCAGCACTTTCGAATCGACCCACTTTGGCACAAACTCGACGTGTTCCAGTTTCTTGCAAGCCACACAGCCATCTTCCTGGAACTGTATGTCATGCCTGAAAGCAGCCTCCCATTGCGGCTTTTGCGCCAATGGAGACAACAAA TATCACCCCGGAGCATGCTTGGCTGCAACTAGTCCCGTAGAATCAATGTGTCGCGGAGAACGTCGCACGTGGTATACAGAAGGGTGTCCGAGCAAGTTCGGGATCTTTGCGGTTCTACTTCTTGGACTATACATAATATCGTATTCGCCAGGCATGGGGACGGCGCCTTGGATCGTGAACTCGGAGATATATCCGCTAGCATACAGAGGCATTGGCGGAGGGATCGCAGCTGTATCGAACTGGGTTTCGAACCTGATAGTGAGCGAGACATTCTTGACTTTAACCAAAGAATTGGGTTCTTCGGGCACATTTCTGTTGTTCGCAGGATTTTCGTTCATCGGACTCGTGGCCATCTTTTTCCTAGTGCCGGAGACGAAGGGAATGCAGTTCGAGGAGGTGGAGAAGATGCTGGAGAAGGGATTCAAACCCAAGTTGTGCGGCGGCGCTTCGGAGGAAGCCGATGGTTCCAAGTGA
- the LOC140886796 gene encoding scarecrow-like protein 13, protein MQTSRDMKTPSSIDGFYHQPVHQIEPYCLSNYQVSNNDSSASRSQGTVVSFQADAEKFFTLESTPATNYAAIYNSPSTVSVSSSMSPFSPQLSNSHFSDPHYSSENTYGSPFSGSSGVDDENKLMQALWVLRNELLGPESDFEDSGSFNGVPSQPSFFTKYDRILEMAPQMDLKQLLISCAETVSETDTASLSDRSVALSAAEALMDILEKRVSVSGDPLQRLGAYMLEGTRARLLSSGSIIYKKLKCEEPTSSELMSYMTVLYQICPYWKFAYTSANVAIKQAMENENRIHIIDFQIAQGSQWMAMIQALSRRPGRPPYIRITGVDDSQSAHARGGGLDLVGQKLAKLAESCGVPFEFHGAAMSGCEVHLQNLNIRPGEALAVNFPYILHHMPDESVSTANHRDRLLRLVKSLSPKVVTIVEQESNTNTSAFLQRFRETLDYYTAMFESIDAAHAQDGRQRIRAEENCVARDVVNILACEGADRVERHEPFGKWSQRLMMAGFSPIPLSSSVNDAVREMLKDYSANYGVADAHGALYLGWKNRAMSTSSAWR, encoded by the coding sequence ATGCAAACCTCCCGGGATATGAAAACACCCTCCAGCATTGACGGGTTTTACCATCAGCCAGTGCATCAGATCGAGCCGTATTGCCTGTCAAACTACcaagtttctaataatgattcGAGTGCTAGCAGAAGCCAAGGCACGGTTGTTTCATTTCAAGCTGATGCTGAAAAATTTTTCACTCTCGAATCTACACCAGCAACCAATTATGCTGCCATCTACAATTCACCTTCCACTGTTAGTGTCTCCTCCAGTATGAGCCCTTTTTCTCCCCAATTATCGAACTCGCACTTTTCTGATCCGCACTACTCGTCTGAGAATACTTATGGATCACCCTTTAGTGGGTCATCTGGTGTGGATGACGAAAACAAGCTGATGCAAGCTCTGTGGGTTTTGAGGAACGAACTGTTGGGGCCCGAATCAGATTTCGAGGATAGTGGCTCCTTCAATGGTGTTCCCTCACAACCTTCTTTTTTCACAAAGTATGACAGAATTCTTGAAATGGCTCCCCAGATGGACCTGAAACAATTGCTCATTTCCTGTGCTGAGACGGTGTCAGAAACTGATACAGCCTCATTGTCTGATCGAAGTGTTGCTTTATCAGCCGCCGAAGCTCTAATGGACATACTGGAGAAAAGGGTTTCTGTATCAGGTGATCCTTTGCAAAGGTTAGGTGCATACATGCTAGAAGGGACCAGGGCAAGATTATTGTCCTCTGGAAGCATAATATACAAGAAGCTGAAGTGTGAAGAACCTACGAGCTCCGAATTAATGTCTTACATGACTGTGCTTTATCAAATCTGCCCATACTGGAAGTTCGCTTATACGTCTGCCAATGTCGCGATCAAGCAAGCTATGGAAAATGAGAACCGAATCCACATAATTGACTTTCAGATTGCTCAGGGTAGTCAGTGGATGGCCATGATTCAGGCCCTTTCACGTCGTCCAGGCAGGCCACCATATATCCGCATCACAGGTGTTGATGACTCCCAGTCAGCTCATGCTCGTGGCGGAGGACTTGACCTTGTTGGCCAGAAGCTAGCAAAACTGGCAGAGTCGTGTGGAGTACCATTTGAATTCCATGGTGCTGCTATGTCAGGATGTGAagtccatcttcaaaatctcaacATTAGGCCTGGAGAAGCTTTGGCTGTGAATTTCCCTTACATACTACACCACATGCCAGATGAGAGTGTGAGCACAGCAAATCATAGAGACCGCCTACTTAGACTTGTGAAGAGCTTGTCACCAAAGGTTGTCACCATAGTCGAACAAGAATCCAACACAAACACTTCAGCGTTCTTGCAACGTTTTCGTGAAACCTTAGATTATTATACGGCCATGTTTGAGTCCATTGATGCAGCACATGCACAGGATGGTCGTCAACGGATCAGAGCCGAGGAAAACTGTGTGGCAAGGGACGTAGTCAATATACTAGCTTGTGAAGGTGCTGATCGGGTCGAAAGGCACGAGCCTTTTGGTAAGTGGAGTCAGAGACTTATGATGGCCGGTTTTTCCCCAATTCCACTGAGTTCATCAGTCAACGATGCTGTTAGGGAGATGTTGAAAGATTATAGCGCGAATTATGGAGTCGCAGATGCGCATGGCGCTCTGTATCTCGGGTGGAAGAACAGAGCTATGTCAACATCATCTGCTTGGAGATGA